Sequence from the Candidatus Neomarinimicrobiota bacterium genome:
GCGCTCCCGAAATCATTCTCATTTTACTGGTCATTTTGCTTTTATTCGGCGCAAAGCGACTTCCCGAACTTGCACGCGGACTTGGTCAGGGAATCAAGGAATTCAAAGGCGCAGTGGATGACACCAAAAAAACCATCGAGACCGCCGCTGATCCTGAAAGCGCACCGTCGGAAGAAGCCGAACGG
This genomic interval carries:
- a CDS encoding twin-arginine translocase TatA/TatE family subunit, which produces MDNIIIEYALFNLGAPEIILILLVILLLFGAKRLPELARGLGQGIKEFKGAVDDTKKTIETAADPESAPSEEAERSSDSD